The following are encoded together in the Malaya genurostris strain Urasoe2022 chromosome 3, Malgen_1.1, whole genome shotgun sequence genome:
- the LOC131439171 gene encoding oxysterol-binding protein-related protein 2 isoform X1 has product MAESVSHEKNEQYEKLRTSLPVPMFSRSDFNIWSVLKNCIGKELSKITMPVVFNEPLSFLQRMTEYMEYAKLLRIASEQPDPIERLKYVSAFAVSALASNWERLGKPFNPLLGETYELNRPEFRIICEQVSHHPPISAFHADAESFTFHGSIHPKLKFWGKSVEIQPKGTVTVEFPKLGEAYSWNNVHCCVHNIIVGKLWIEQYGMMDVVSHKHGLKASLNFKTAGVGNKDLHRVEGHISDRNKRKIHFLYGKWTEFIKCTDYSSYEEYCKENGYKFKRGDKSPNESPGTTPRKVLSKLNSLKMSSFRSLSISEPEDPPEPAEGDIPKSDSTYSIDIPNSVTLWQAEARPRNTAEFYQFTNFAMSLNQMEDHMKRRICPTDSRLRPDIRKLEQGDLDGAAAEKTRLEEKQRENRKKCKKADETLFPRWFKLTINSHTNQEDWIYQGGYWERTDDSMELDIF; this is encoded by the exons ATGGCGGAAAGTGTTTCCCATGAAAAAAACGAGCAGTATGAGAAACTCAG AACATCCCTGCCGGTTCCTATGTTTTCACGCAGTGACTTCAACATCTGGTCAGTGTTGAAGAATTGCATCGGTAAGGAACTGAGTAAAATCACCATGCCAGTCGTTTTCAACGAACCGTTGAG TTTTCTCCAACGGATGACCGAGTATATGGAGTATGCGAAGCTGCTACGGATAGCATCGGAACAGCCAGATCCCATCGAGCGGTTGAAGTATGTGTCGGCATTTGCCGTGTCGGCGTTGGCATCCAACTGGGAACGGCTTGGCAAACCGTTCAATCCGCTGCTGGGCGAAACCTACGAACTCAACCGGCCCGAGTTTCGAATCATCTGCGAACAG GTTTCCCATCATCCACCGATTTCGGCATTCCATGCGGACGCTGAAAGTTTTACATTTCACGGATCCATTCATCCGAAGCTGAAATTCTGGGGGAAAAGTGTGGAAATACAACCGAAGGGAACCGTTacggtggaatttcccaagctGGGTGAGGCTTATTCCTGGAATAATGTGCACTGCTGCGTGCACAACATCATCGTAGGGAAACTGTGGATCGAGCAGTACGGAATGATGGACGTCGTCAGCCACAAGCATGGTCTGAAGGCATCGCTTAACTTCAAGACTGCCGGTGTGGGCAATAAGGATTTGCATCGCGTCGAAGGTCACATATCCGATCGGAA TAAGCGGAAAATTCACTTCCTGTACGGTAAGTGGACCGAGTTTATCAAATGTACGGACTATTCTTCGTATGAGGAGTACTGCAAGGAGAATGGGTACAAGTTCAAACGAGGGGACAAGAGTCCTAACGAATCACCCGGAACGACGCCACGCAAAGTGCTTTCCAAACTGAACAGTCTCAAAATGAGTTCATTCAGAAGTCTGTCGATATCAGAG CCGGAAGATCCACCGGAGCCGGCCGAGGGAGACATTCCGAAAAGTGATTCGACCTACTCGATAGACATCCCGAATTCGGTCACGCTCTGGCAGGCGGAGGCACGTCCTCGCAACACGGCAGAGTTCTATCAGTTTACCAACTTTGCCATGTCGTTGAACCAGATGGAGGACCACATGAAGCGGAGGATCTGTCCGACGGATTCGCGACTGCGGCCCGACATTCGCAAGCTGGAACAGGGTGATCTGGATGGGGCAGCGGCGGAAAAGACGAGACTCGAAGAGAAGCAACGAGAGAACCGGAAGAAGTGTAAAAAGGCTGACGAAACTCTTTTCCCGAG ATGGTTCAAACTAACGATAAATTCTCACACTAATCAGGAGGATTGGATCTACCAAGGCGGCTACTGGGAGCGCACGGACGATTCGATGGAGCTGGATATTTTTTAA
- the LOC131439171 gene encoding oxysterol-binding protein-related protein 2 isoform X3, translated as MAESVSHEKNEQYEKLSFLQRMTEYMEYAKLLRIASEQPDPIERLKYVSAFAVSALASNWERLGKPFNPLLGETYELNRPEFRIICEQVSHHPPISAFHADAESFTFHGSIHPKLKFWGKSVEIQPKGTVTVEFPKLGEAYSWNNVHCCVHNIIVGKLWIEQYGMMDVVSHKHGLKASLNFKTAGVGNKDLHRVEGHISDRNKRKIHFLYGKWTEFIKCTDYSSYEEYCKENGYKFKRGDKSPNESPGTTPRKVLSKLNSLKMSSFRSLSISEPEDPPEPAEGDIPKSDSTYSIDIPNSVTLWQAEARPRNTAEFYQFTNFAMSLNQMEDHMKRRICPTDSRLRPDIRKLEQGDLDGAAAEKTRLEEKQRENRKKCKKADETLFPRWFKLTINSHTNQEDWIYQGGYWERTDDSMELDIF; from the exons ATGGCGGAAAGTGTTTCCCATGAAAAAAACGAGCAGTATGAGAAACTCAG TTTTCTCCAACGGATGACCGAGTATATGGAGTATGCGAAGCTGCTACGGATAGCATCGGAACAGCCAGATCCCATCGAGCGGTTGAAGTATGTGTCGGCATTTGCCGTGTCGGCGTTGGCATCCAACTGGGAACGGCTTGGCAAACCGTTCAATCCGCTGCTGGGCGAAACCTACGAACTCAACCGGCCCGAGTTTCGAATCATCTGCGAACAG GTTTCCCATCATCCACCGATTTCGGCATTCCATGCGGACGCTGAAAGTTTTACATTTCACGGATCCATTCATCCGAAGCTGAAATTCTGGGGGAAAAGTGTGGAAATACAACCGAAGGGAACCGTTacggtggaatttcccaagctGGGTGAGGCTTATTCCTGGAATAATGTGCACTGCTGCGTGCACAACATCATCGTAGGGAAACTGTGGATCGAGCAGTACGGAATGATGGACGTCGTCAGCCACAAGCATGGTCTGAAGGCATCGCTTAACTTCAAGACTGCCGGTGTGGGCAATAAGGATTTGCATCGCGTCGAAGGTCACATATCCGATCGGAA TAAGCGGAAAATTCACTTCCTGTACGGTAAGTGGACCGAGTTTATCAAATGTACGGACTATTCTTCGTATGAGGAGTACTGCAAGGAGAATGGGTACAAGTTCAAACGAGGGGACAAGAGTCCTAACGAATCACCCGGAACGACGCCACGCAAAGTGCTTTCCAAACTGAACAGTCTCAAAATGAGTTCATTCAGAAGTCTGTCGATATCAGAG CCGGAAGATCCACCGGAGCCGGCCGAGGGAGACATTCCGAAAAGTGATTCGACCTACTCGATAGACATCCCGAATTCGGTCACGCTCTGGCAGGCGGAGGCACGTCCTCGCAACACGGCAGAGTTCTATCAGTTTACCAACTTTGCCATGTCGTTGAACCAGATGGAGGACCACATGAAGCGGAGGATCTGTCCGACGGATTCGCGACTGCGGCCCGACATTCGCAAGCTGGAACAGGGTGATCTGGATGGGGCAGCGGCGGAAAAGACGAGACTCGAAGAGAAGCAACGAGAGAACCGGAAGAAGTGTAAAAAGGCTGACGAAACTCTTTTCCCGAG ATGGTTCAAACTAACGATAAATTCTCACACTAATCAGGAGGATTGGATCTACCAAGGCGGCTACTGGGAGCGCACGGACGATTCGATGGAGCTGGATATTTTTTAA
- the LOC131439171 gene encoding oxysterol-binding protein-related protein 2 isoform X2: MFSRSDFNIWSVLKNCIGKELSKITMPVVFNEPLSFLQRMTEYMEYAKLLRIASEQPDPIERLKYVSAFAVSALASNWERLGKPFNPLLGETYELNRPEFRIICEQVSHHPPISAFHADAESFTFHGSIHPKLKFWGKSVEIQPKGTVTVEFPKLGEAYSWNNVHCCVHNIIVGKLWIEQYGMMDVVSHKHGLKASLNFKTAGVGNKDLHRVEGHISDRNKRKIHFLYGKWTEFIKCTDYSSYEEYCKENGYKFKRGDKSPNESPGTTPRKVLSKLNSLKMSSFRSLSISEPEDPPEPAEGDIPKSDSTYSIDIPNSVTLWQAEARPRNTAEFYQFTNFAMSLNQMEDHMKRRICPTDSRLRPDIRKLEQGDLDGAAAEKTRLEEKQRENRKKCKKADETLFPRWFKLTINSHTNQEDWIYQGGYWERTDDSMELDIF; the protein is encoded by the exons ATGTTTTCACGCAGTGACTTCAACATCTGGTCAGTGTTGAAGAATTGCATCGGTAAGGAACTGAGTAAAATCACCATGCCAGTCGTTTTCAACGAACCGTTGAG TTTTCTCCAACGGATGACCGAGTATATGGAGTATGCGAAGCTGCTACGGATAGCATCGGAACAGCCAGATCCCATCGAGCGGTTGAAGTATGTGTCGGCATTTGCCGTGTCGGCGTTGGCATCCAACTGGGAACGGCTTGGCAAACCGTTCAATCCGCTGCTGGGCGAAACCTACGAACTCAACCGGCCCGAGTTTCGAATCATCTGCGAACAG GTTTCCCATCATCCACCGATTTCGGCATTCCATGCGGACGCTGAAAGTTTTACATTTCACGGATCCATTCATCCGAAGCTGAAATTCTGGGGGAAAAGTGTGGAAATACAACCGAAGGGAACCGTTacggtggaatttcccaagctGGGTGAGGCTTATTCCTGGAATAATGTGCACTGCTGCGTGCACAACATCATCGTAGGGAAACTGTGGATCGAGCAGTACGGAATGATGGACGTCGTCAGCCACAAGCATGGTCTGAAGGCATCGCTTAACTTCAAGACTGCCGGTGTGGGCAATAAGGATTTGCATCGCGTCGAAGGTCACATATCCGATCGGAA TAAGCGGAAAATTCACTTCCTGTACGGTAAGTGGACCGAGTTTATCAAATGTACGGACTATTCTTCGTATGAGGAGTACTGCAAGGAGAATGGGTACAAGTTCAAACGAGGGGACAAGAGTCCTAACGAATCACCCGGAACGACGCCACGCAAAGTGCTTTCCAAACTGAACAGTCTCAAAATGAGTTCATTCAGAAGTCTGTCGATATCAGAG CCGGAAGATCCACCGGAGCCGGCCGAGGGAGACATTCCGAAAAGTGATTCGACCTACTCGATAGACATCCCGAATTCGGTCACGCTCTGGCAGGCGGAGGCACGTCCTCGCAACACGGCAGAGTTCTATCAGTTTACCAACTTTGCCATGTCGTTGAACCAGATGGAGGACCACATGAAGCGGAGGATCTGTCCGACGGATTCGCGACTGCGGCCCGACATTCGCAAGCTGGAACAGGGTGATCTGGATGGGGCAGCGGCGGAAAAGACGAGACTCGAAGAGAAGCAACGAGAGAACCGGAAGAAGTGTAAAAAGGCTGACGAAACTCTTTTCCCGAG ATGGTTCAAACTAACGATAAATTCTCACACTAATCAGGAGGATTGGATCTACCAAGGCGGCTACTGGGAGCGCACGGACGATTCGATGGAGCTGGATATTTTTTAA